In a single window of the Drosophila albomicans strain 15112-1751.03 chromosome 3, ASM965048v2, whole genome shotgun sequence genome:
- the LOC117571128 gene encoding phosphopentomutase-like has translation MLATQKLFVTVKLSSNWRGLLRNAGAFPNTVLQTHIVGQHPRIAVLPHCQSKQTWSHQFPILKAPRATANLHCLSGDRELDKKINNWLEWDRNPETWCTIKDAIKAQEWDKLRSWLMGRLKFGTAGLRAEMRPGFNAMNDLVVIQTAQGLCAYLKEQFPDKKKWCKQGIVIGYDSRHNSKRFAELTAVVFLTNEFRVNLFQRFVATPFVPYTILRYNCLAGVMVTASHNPKQDNGYKVYWSNGTQIITPHDDAIYQCILKNLQPTKCSWDRNILIDNELLYDPYDSIIPAYYDALRREIPSQLLVANADCPLSFTYTAMHGVGYAYVEMAFPTCNLDEVIPVEEQVEPDPDFPTAPHPNPEEGEKVMKLSIETATSNDSQIILANDPDADRLAVGEIIDDGEYKLFTGNELAALLGWWALEIYKMGTEKADLAKCTMISSTVSSMILKSMAAVEGFNFHETLTGFKWIGNKVIDEQKAGKKVLFAFEEAIGYMVTTNVIDKDGISAAAHVATMACYLRTQKCMSLQDKLRDIYEKYGFHTSVVNYVICSDVSLIKTIFKRLRTFKNNEKNTYPTSLLDGEFEIEHVRDLTTGYDSSKPDKKATLPVNSSTQMITFTFKNGFVITLRTSGTEPKMKYYAEMCGKPEDKRWDELELITRRMVKAAVDEFYEPEKNGLQRNS, from the exons ATGTTAGCTACTCAAAAACTTTTCGTTACCGTGAAACTTTCGTCAAACTGGCGGGGCTTGCTGAGAAATGCTGGGGCCTTCCCCAATACGGTTCTTCAAACGCATATAGTTGGTCAACATCCCCGCATTGCTGTCTTACCACATTGTCAATCTAAGCAAACCTGGAGCCATCAATTTCCTATCCTCAAAGCACCAAGGGCAACGGCTAATCTTCACTGCCTATCTGGTGATCGCGAGTtagataagaaaataaataattggcTTGAATGGGATCGCAACCCAGAAACATGGTGCACAATTAAGGATGCTATTAAGGCACAGGAATGGGACAA ACTTCGTTCTTGGCTAATGGGACGACTCAAATTTGGCACTGCAGGGTTACGGGCAGAGATGCGTCCTGGCTTCAACGCAATGAACGACTTGGTTGTTATACA AACTGCTCAAGGATTATGTGCCTATTTAAAAGAACAGTTTCCGGATAAGAAGAAGTGGTGCAAGCAAGGTATAGTCATTGGCTATGATTCGCGTCACAACAGTAAACGTTTTGCAGAGCTGACAGCCGTGGTGTTCTTAACCAATGAATTTCGTGTGAATCTGTTTCAGCGTTTCGTTGCCACTCCTTTTGTACCATACACAATTCTGCGGTACAATTGTCTAGCAGGTGTTATGGTTACTGCTTCCCACAATCCAAAGCAGGATAATGGCTATAAGGTTTATTGGTCAAACGGGACTCAAATCATAACTCCACACGATGATGCGATCTATCAGTGCATACTAAAGAATTTACAACCCACCAAATGTTCGTGGGATAGGAATATACTGATTGACAACGAATTGTTATACGATCCGTACGATAGCATTATTCCAGCGTATTACGATGCTCTGAGAAGGGAAATACCAAGTCAACTTCTGGTAGCCAATGCTGATTGTCCTTTATCCTTTACTTATACGGCCATGCATGGTGTTGGCTACGCATATGTTGAGATGGCATTTCCCACGTGCAATCTAGACGAAGTTATTCCTGTAGAGGAGCAAGTTGAACCAGATCCAGACTTTCCAACGGCGCCACATCCAAATCCTGAAGAGGGCGAAAAAGTCATGAAGTTATCGATAGAAACTGCAACATCGAATGACAGTCAAATTATCTTAGCAAATGATCCGGACGCTGATCGTCTTGCTGTTGGAGAGATTATTGATGATGgagaatataaattatttactgGCAATGAATTAGCTGCGCTTTTAGGCTGGTGGGCACTAGAGATTTATAAGATGGGCACAGAGAAAGCAGACTTGGCCAAATGCACAATGATATCCAGCACGGTTAGTTCGATGATATTAAAATCGATGGCAGCCGTTGAGGGATTTAATTTCCACGAAACATTGACCGGCTTTAAGTGGATAGGGAACAAGGTGATCGATGAACAGAAGGCTGGAAAGAAAGTGCTCTTCGCTTTCGAGGAAGCTATTGGATACATGGTAACCACGAATGTGATCGATAAGGATGGCATCAGTGCTGCAGCTCATGTGGCGACCATGGCATGTTATCTACGCACACAGAAATGCATGTCCTTGCAGGACAAACTGCGAGATATTTACGAAAAATACGGATTTCATACAAGCGTCGTCAATTATGTTATTTGTAGCGATGTGAGCTTAATTAAGACAATCTTCAAGCGACTTCGCACATTTAAGAACAACGAGAAAAATACGTATCCAACCAGTCTTCTTGATGGTGAATTCGAGATTGAACATGTTCGTGATTTGACCACGGGATATGACAGCAGTAAGCCAGATAAAAAGGCCACTCTCCCAGTCAATTCCAGCACTCAGATGATAACATTTACTTTCAAGAATGGTTTCGTAATCACGTTGCGCACTAGTGGAACAGAGCCAAAAATGAAGTACTACGCCGAGATGTGTGGAAAGCCGGAGGATAAACGATGGGATGAGCTTGAATTAATTACCCGTCGTATGGTTAAGGCTGCAGTTGATGAATTCTACGAGCCAGAGAAGAATGGTCTGCAACGTAACTCTTAA
- the LOC117570740 gene encoding glucose 1,6-bisphosphate synthase-like, which produces MCHPMPQAICQLRNTPLSGDRVLDEQIKNWVKWDHNADTLCQIMDAVKNEEWDVLRCRLCRRITFGTAGLRAVMRAGFDSMNELVIIQSSQGLCEYLKEQYPDESVWSDRGVVIGFDGRYNSQRFAELTAITFLSNNFRVYLFKCYVPTPFIPYSIIRLNCLAGVMVTASHNPKQDNGYKIYWSNGAQIVAPHDEAINHAILDNLKPKEDAWDETVLCSNDLLCDPYNDVVPAYFDALKKEMSCTLLEANGKCQLSFTYTAMHGVGYPYIKLAFPKIGLKPVIPVREQIDPDPEFSTTPSPNPEEGKTAMALSIKTATCKKTPIILANDPDADRLGVGEIGDDNQYKLFTGNEMGALLGWWSLESYKLSNETSDVSNCAMVASTVSSKLLKCMAEMEGFSFYETLTGFKWICNKVIEQRDAGKHVLFAFEESIGYMVSTNVLDKDGISAAAHVATMACYLRCKKCMSLQEKLRDLYEKYGFHTSIVSYVICRDKSLIKKIFERLRNFDEDQENTYPTSIMDGEYEIENVRDLTTGYDSSTSDKKATLPVDENIQMITFTFKNGFVITLRTSGTEPKMKYYAEMCGKPEDKRWDELIKLTQRMADAAVNEFYEPEKNGLQRKPVD; this is translated from the exons ATGTGTCACCCAATGCCCCAAGCGATATGCCAGCTGAGAAATACGCCGCTCTCTGGCGACAGGGTTCTGGACGAGCAGATAAAGAATTGGGTTAAATGGGATCATAATGCAGATACTTTATGTCAAATCATGGATGCTGTGAAGAACGAAGAGTGGGATGT TCTGCGGTGTCGTCTGTGTAGACGCATTACATTCGGTACAGCAGGATTGAGAGCGGTAATGCGAGCAGGATTCGACTCCATGAATGAATTAGTCATCATTCA gtCTTCGCAAGGTCTCTGTGAGTATTTGAAGGAGCAGTATCCAGATGAGTCTGTGTGGTCCGATCGAGGCGTAGTCATTGGATTCGATGGTCGATACAATAGTCAGCGCTTCGCAGAATTGACGGCCATTACTTTTCTAAGCAACAATTTCAGAGTGTATCTCTTCAAGTGTTATGTTCCCACACCATTTATACCCTACTCAATTATACGACTCAATTGCTTAGCTGGTGTTATGGTGACGGCATCCCACAATCCCAAGCAGGATAATGgctataaaatttattggtCAAATGGTGCCCAGATCGTAGCGCCACATGACGAGGCCATCAATCACGCTATACTCGACAATTTGAAGCCAAAAGAAGATGCCTGGGACGAGACGGTCTTGTGTTCTAATGACTTGCTGTGTGATCCATATAATGACGTTGTTCCAGCGTATTTTGATGCCCTCAAAAAGGAGATGTCCTGCACACTTCTTGAAGCGAATGGAAAATGTCAGTTGAGTTTTACCTATACAGCGATGCACGGTGTCGGATATCCATACATAAAGCTCGCGTTTCCCAAGATCGGTCTTAAGCCAGTTATACCTGTACGTGAACAGATTGATCCGGATCCAGAATTCAGTACAACGCCAAGTCCGAATCCAGAGGAAGGTAAAACAGCAATGGCATTGTCTATAAAAACGGCAACTTGCAAAAAAACTCCCATCATATTGGCGAATGATCCGGATGCCGATCGCCTGGGGGTTGGAGAGATTGGGGACGATAATCAGTACAAACTATTTACCGGAAATGAGATGGGTGCTCTTCTCGGATGGTGGTCATTGGAGAGCTACAAACTAAGCAATGAAACTTCCGACGTATCCAACTGTGCTATGGTCGCCAGCACGGTTAGTTCAAAGCTCTTAAAGTGTATGGCTGAAATGGAAGGGTTCTCATTCTACGAAACATTGACGGGTTTCAAGTGGATCTGCAACAAAGTGATCGAACAACGTGATGCAGGAAAGCATGTGCTTTTCGCGTTTGAAGAGTCTATCGGCTACATGGTTTCAACGAATGTGCTCGACAAGGATGGTATCAGTGCAGCGGCACATGTGGCTACCATGGCTTGTTACTTGCGCTGTAAAAAGTGTATGTCCTTGCAGGAGAAACTGCGAGATTTATACGAAAAATACGGATTTCACACAAGCATCGTTTCATATGTTATTTGTCGCGATAAATCGCTAATTAAGAAGATATTCGAGCGCCTGCGTAACTTCGATGAAGACCAAGAGAACACATATCCCACAAGCATTATGGATGGAGAATACGAGATTGAAAACGTGCGTGATTTGACCACAGGCTACGACAGCAGTACGTCAGATAAGAAGGCAACTCTACCGGTTGATGAAAACATTCAGATGATCACGTTTACTTTCAAGAATGGTTTTGTAATCACGTTGCGCACGAGTGGAACGGAGCCTAAGATGAAGTACTATGCTGAGATGTGTGGAAAGCCGGAGGATAAAAGATGGGACGAACTCATAAAATTAACACAACGCATGGCCGATGCTGCTGTCAATGAGTTCTATGAGCCTGAAAAGAATGGATTGCAACGAAAACCAGTggattaa
- the LOC117571049 gene encoding glutamyl aminopeptidase, producing the protein MPTARIFILLLMTVGVLSINDSFRLPDVFRPEHYELRILTHINGPDHLRFEGQVKIKFNVNGHINNITLHSKNLTIDETQIIVTSRYGNNCIVKSEFDEDKEFFILQLCELLQDDEHYELIIPFEGFLNNNQSGYYWSSFNNTKTNETNYLAVTQFSPTLARLAFPCFDEPHLKATFNITLGYHKSYIGQSNTPIIKCEKHATLDDYIWCQHEPLFRTSTYLVAYAVHNLTSSDKQTSDTDNNVTFTSWLQPEVVKDGHFLANFAPNVIVFLENLFKFSFPLRKVDQLAVPTHKFSAMENWGLVTFKQSRFTHNDDEETLENKESKASTVGHEYAHQWFGNLITMSWWNDLWLKEGPSTYFGYASLDALLPDWGSGERYIANDLATFFRQDAINSSIAISRDVDNPDSILNQFSEYVYKKGSLTVRMLHKLLGEDVFFSGIRSYVRRHAYSNVSQSDLWQSMQEAVDANGSFENLRIGSVMDTWTKQAGYPLVSVIRDYTTGRVSVNQTRFWLPDEVQDYPEQCWSIPLTFVAQHQANFEETQPQFWLDCPNSDRNITLLKKPAADEWIMLNPQVNTIYRVNYDLKNWRVIIQTLNSTESFNDIHVLNRAQLMDDLMALAWSNLQSYELAFSILEYLPHEDQYVPWKRILDVLGKHGDLLHESQTPIFKVFMQKLIAPLYERCPTLSSINKATTSMQEVALCRLAYAQACRYGMANCISEALKLTIEEVPANYRDIVNSASIEYGDEQQFQIMRQRFQNSTIEPILDMWARGLGCTRNFTLLEPLLDYLLKEADKTTTAYYIQVVSSALSRKHVALETTNHIFQHAGILNDKFSAKNIKSLLTLIIEKGLIAPGDNKLMQLMTYKKFEEPVKTAHNLINVNEVWRKQRSDEFTRVLIKYI; encoded by the exons ATGCCGACTGCCcgaatatttatattgcttcTAATGACAGTAGGTGTGCTGTCTATAAACGATTCATTTCGATTGCCCGATGTATTCAGGCCAGAACACTATGAACTTCGTATTCTAACACATATTAATGGACCTGATCACTTGCGTTTTGAAGGACAAGTAAAGATTAAGTTCAATGTCAACGGTCACATTAACAATATTACGTTGCATTCCAAAAATTTAACCATTGATGAAACTCAAATAATAGTAACCTCGAGGTATGGAAACAACTGCATTGTTAAGTCTGAATTCGATGAGGATAAggagtttttcattttgcaactTTGCGAGTTGCTTCAGGATGATGAGCACTATGAGCTAATAATTCCATTCGAGggatttttgaataacaatcAAAGTGGGTATTACTGGAGCTCCTTCAACAACACAAAGACCAATGAAACCAA TTATTTGGCTGTTACACAATTTTCCCCAACATTGGCAAGATTAGCCTTTCCCTGCTTCGATGAGCCTCATTTAAAAGCGACATTTAATATTACCTTGGGCTACCATAAGAGCTATATAGGGCAAAGCAATACACCCATTATCAAATGTGAAAAGCA TGCAACGCTTGATGATTATATTTGGTGCCAGCATGAACCACTTTTCCGAACATCAACTTACCTGGTGGCCTACGCAGTACACAACTTAACCAGCTCTGATAAGCAAACGAGTGACACTGATAATAATGTAACTTTTACGAGCTGGCTTCAACCAGAAGTAGTTAAAGACGGTCACTTTCTTGCCAATTTCGCTCCAAATGTGATAGTTTTTTTAGAGAACTTGTTTAAGTTTAGTTTTCCATTGCGAAAAGTGGATCAGTTGGCAGTGCCAACACATAAATTCTCTGCAATGGAGAATTGGGGACTCGTCACCTTCAAGCAGAGTAGATTTACGCACAACGATGACGAAGAGACACTGGAGAATAAGGAGAGCAAGGCCTCCACAGTTGGACATGAATATGCCCATCAGTGGTTTGGTAATTTGATAACCATGAGCTGGTGGAATGATCTTTGGCTGAAGGAAGGACCTTCTACGTATTTTGGCTACGCATCGCTTGATGCTCTCTTGCCAGATTGGGGCTCTGGAGAACGGTATATTGCCAACGATTTGGCGACGTTTTTTCGTCAGGATGCCATCAACTCTTCAATAGCTATATCACGCGATGTTGACAATCCGGACAGCATTTTAAATCAGTTTTCCGAATATGTCTATAAGAAGGGATCGCTGACGGTGCGCATGCTACACAAGCTACTGGGAGAAGATGTGTTCTTTTCGGGTATACGCAGCTATGTTCGACGTCATGCCTATTCAAATGTGTCTCAGTCTGATCTCTGGCAGTCAATGCAGGAAGCTGTGGATGCTAATGGTTCATTCGAGAATCTTCGTATCGGCAGTGTTATGGACACCTGGACCAAGCAAGCGGGCTATCCACTTGTTAGCGTGATTCGAGACTACACAACTGGCAGAGTCAGTGTAAATCAGACACGTTTTTGGCTACCTGATGAAGTGCAAGATTACCCAGAGCAATGCTGGTCGATTCCCCTTACTTTTGTAGCTCAACATCAGGCCAACTTTGAGGAAACACAACCTCAGTTTTGGCTAGATTGCCCTAATTCTGATCGAAATATAACGCTGCTGAAAAAGCCAGCAGCGGATGAATGGATCATGCTGAATCCCCAAGTAAATACCATCTATCGTGTGAACTATGATCTGAAGAATTGGCGCGTGATCATTCAAACATTGAACTCAACGGAGAGTTTTAACGATATTCATGTGCTTAATCGAGCGCAGCTAATGGACGATCTTATGGCATTGGCCTGGAGTAATTTGCAAAGCTATGAGCTGGCATTTAGTATACTGGAGTATCTGCCACATGAAGATCAATATGTGCCTTGGAAAAGAATACTTGATGTGCTCGGCAAACACGGAGATTTATTGCATGAATCGCAGACTCCGATATTTAAA gTATTTATGCAGAAGTTGATAGCTCCGCTATACGAGCGCTGCCCCACTCTAAGCTCCATAAACAAAGCGACTACTTCTATGCAAGAGGTTGCTTTATGTCGCTTGGCTTATGCTCAAGCCTGTCGTTATGGTATGGCGAACTGCATTAGCGAAGCGCTCAAGCTAACTATTGAGGAAGTGCCTGCTAATTATCGCGATATTGTGAACAGTGCGAGCATTGAGTATGGCGATGAGCAGCAGTTTCAGATAATGCGGCAACGTTTCCAAAACTCGACTATCGAACCAATTCTGGATATGTGGGCAAGAGGTCTCGGTTGTACTCGTAACTTCACGCTGTTGGAACCGTTGCTAGATTATCTGTTGAAGGAGGCAGACAAAACTACAACTGCCTATTATATACAGGTCGTGTCATCGGCTTTAAGCCGCAAACATGTTGCTCTAGAGACTACAAATCACATCTTCCAACATGCTGGAATTCTCAA TGATAAATTTAGCgctaaaaatatcaaaagtttaCTCACGCTGATAATTGAGAAAGGATTAATTGCGCCTGGCGACAACAAATTGATGCAACTGATGACATACAAGAAATTTGAGGAACCTGTGAAAACTGCACATAATCTCATAAATGTTAATGAAGTTTGGAGAAAACAACGATCCGATGAATTTACAcgagttttaataaaatatatttaa
- the LOC117571050 gene encoding uncharacterized protein LOC117571050, translating to MFVKFMCSQLSTISTPRKFNNLLRYPNTAWLQQRRISYHNPRRRGVRLALVQWINGLRSRYCMWKLKRLLAPNFDELDFLFGARQAATIIIKAVHESDWNRIRNCCTDQGSCAIYSLCQSQRSIHYSKLLRFESQHLCQVSPTSVKKQCEDGRNFVYVNLVFVGLRNMRDFATQSEQAEMLQLMRQLLEQSQIPDHNLIIQQRIVLSQFALTLRRELKQSQPNPQEWLVDFYKVFGFKLVNYSPVTLEYRIIEIVKPV from the coding sequence ATGTTTGTTAAGTTTATGTGCTCACAACTTTCTACAATCTCAACTCCACGAAAATTCAATAATCTACTTCGTTATCCAAACACTGCCTGGCTTCAACAGCGAAGGATAAGTTATCACAATCCTCGTCGGCGCGGAGTACGCTTGGCTCTGGTTCAGTGGATCAATGGATTGCGTTCTCGATACTGCATGTGGAAGCTGAAACGTTTGCTTGCACCCAACTTTGATGAACTTGACTTTCTGTTTGGGGCACGTCAGGCGGCCACAATAATAATCAAGGCAGTGCATGAATCAGACTGGAATCGCATTCGAAATTGTTGTACGGATCAAGGGAGCTGTGCCATATACAGTCTTTGCCAGAGTCAGCGGAGTATACACTATTCGAAACTGTTACGCTTTGAAAGCCAACATCTCTGCCAGGTATCGCCCACATCGGTTAAGAAACAATGTGAGGATGGACGCAATTTCGTCTATGTGAACTTGGTCTTTGTCGGACTACGCAACATGCGCGACTTTGCGACTCAAAGTGAGCAGGCCGAAATGCTTCAGCTTATGCGGCAACTTCTGGAGCAGTCTCAAATTCCAGATCACAATTTGATCATCCAGCAGAGAATAGTGTTAAGTCAATTCGCATTGACTCTGCGGAGGGAGTTGAAACAATCTCAGCCTAATCCTCAGGAATGGCTTGTGGACTTTTATAAGGTTTTCGGATTCAAGTTGGTCAACTATAGTCCCGTCACGTTGGAGTATCGAATCATTGAGATTGTAAAACCAGTTTAG